In Candidatus Sulfurimonas marisnigri, a single genomic region encodes these proteins:
- a CDS encoding response regulator: MSKELVILAVDDDLINLKLLKSMLMKNQDVKEVIEAKNGSDAIGQIKSRDDIDLVLLDIIMPVMNGLEMLKVVRSDDNIKQMPIIVLTTDETKKTEALELGANGFLMKPIRNNDLVEKINSLII, from the coding sequence ATGTCAAAAGAATTAGTTATTTTAGCAGTTGATGATGATTTAATAAATCTAAAACTACTCAAGTCAATGCTTATGAAAAACCAAGATGTAAAAGAAGTTATTGAAGCAAAAAATGGATCAGATGCTATAGGTCAAATAAAATCTAGAGATGATATTGATTTAGTACTGCTTGATATAATTATGCCTGTTATGAATGGGCTGGAGATGCTTAAAGTAGTTCGTTCCGATGATAATATAAAGCAAATGCCAATAATAGTACTGACTACTGATGAAACTAAAAAAACAGAAGCACTAGAGCTTGGTGCTAATGGTTTTTTAATGAAGCCAATTAGAAATAATGACCTAGTTGAAAAAATAAACTCTTTAATAATTTAA
- a CDS encoding hybrid sensor histidine kinase/response regulator: MQFGLKNRLRLISLLPILALFAMTSYYVYNSYVDYQSAQQLQNKLDQNRYLNDVIGNIARERGMSAMELGNKTGNILKSLNKQRKIVDLKVAKYLSHAQNNKILHTHDDVKSQSICVACANIETVTDSMARINLVRPLVDEGKIEFNEMFIDTYVAVQEKFIILLEQITENQVDKEINELYSLYIAMVNAKEATGIERGYISYIISRSAELIEDDLNKWVSLIGKADSLHYDRMQNKDLIKSMDSIFKDEESIELFEDINTERTAIISVANSGEYEITSGVWFTMLSEKINLISKAEGLLLDSMVTRSKEVQDESLQLFIISLTIWIITIVLAAIGYILANEIASNIKELENVLKRVAEDTESENTKINLHTSEGTNRAYELLEEIIKQTKKDKESAQEASEAKSMFLANMSHEIRTPLNGIVGFTELLKDSGLQEEQSEFVDIIEKSSENLLEIINNILDLSKIESNKLEIENIAFNPIVEFESAVEVYGVRASEKHINLGCFIDPQLEFPLKGDPTKIKEVVINLLSNAVKFTNNAGSINVNIRKVNSDNIGKTKIKFEIQDSGIGVTSEQKSRIFEAFSQADTSITRKYGGTGLGLTISSSFVDLMGGKLDLESTPGQGTTFFFTIELEDVETLNESSQNSFNHLNALILSDSLKIKKQDKYLREYLDYLGVGYTTFKDINKVSLLQKDTKYNLIFVDYDYVTDDILREFAKLPQELIVLTKSNLMKKIDNMGLNIFKILYEPLHSTKLKLALENYSILNVETNVFQKVSRKKFDSGSSKFVANVLVAEDNIINQKLIQRTLEDLGLTITIANNGLEAFQKRKDEKFDLIFMDIQMPFLDGVEATAEILDYEEDFNQPHIPIVALTANALKGDRERFLAAGLDEYTTKPLVRSEIISVLNQFLFDHIVESEDEADIETNIKELNLEEIEEDEVIQAPKYRADILIAKKSNFETRLYTKIIESMDGLTYEVASSAIDFQELIQNYSYKVVLFDKEYDGLDVEEVSSAVKGLINSSGMDSHIVLIDDSVEKNGAVHDKHVDEIVKNAMDRELLKSLFVKYV; this comes from the coding sequence ATGCAATTTGGATTAAAAAATAGACTAAGACTAATTAGTCTTTTACCAATCTTAGCGCTATTTGCCATGACTAGTTATTACGTTTATAATTCATATGTTGATTATCAGTCTGCACAACAGTTACAAAACAAACTAGACCAAAATAGATATCTCAATGACGTTATTGGCAATATTGCTCGTGAACGTGGTATGAGTGCCATGGAGCTTGGTAATAAAACTGGAAATATTTTAAAATCTCTTAATAAGCAGAGAAAAATTGTTGATTTAAAAGTAGCTAAATATCTATCGCACGCACAAAATAATAAAATTTTACATACACATGATGATGTGAAAAGTCAATCCATTTGTGTTGCATGTGCTAACATAGAAACTGTCACTGACTCAATGGCTAGAATAAATCTAGTAAGACCTCTAGTTGATGAGGGGAAAATAGAATTCAATGAAATGTTTATAGATACGTATGTTGCTGTACAAGAAAAATTCATTATTCTACTAGAACAAATAACTGAAAATCAAGTAGATAAAGAGATAAATGAACTATACTCTCTCTATATCGCAATGGTTAATGCAAAAGAAGCAACCGGAATTGAGAGAGGATATATATCCTATATAATTTCCCGTTCTGCTGAACTAATAGAAGACGACTTAAATAAATGGGTCTCTCTTATTGGAAAAGCTGATTCATTACATTATGATCGCATGCAAAACAAAGATTTAATAAAAAGCATGGATAGCATATTTAAAGATGAAGAGAGTATAGAGTTATTTGAAGATATAAACACAGAGAGAACAGCAATTATTTCTGTTGCTAATAGTGGAGAGTATGAAATAACATCTGGTGTTTGGTTTACTATGCTATCGGAAAAAATTAACCTAATTTCTAAAGCAGAAGGCTTACTTCTTGATTCGATGGTTACAAGGTCTAAAGAAGTACAAGATGAATCTTTACAACTTTTTATTATTTCACTTACTATTTGGATTATAACAATTGTACTTGCAGCTATTGGTTATATATTAGCAAATGAGATTGCTAGTAATATTAAAGAACTTGAAAATGTATTAAAAAGGGTTGCAGAAGATACTGAATCAGAGAATACAAAGATTAACCTTCATACTTCTGAAGGTACAAATAGAGCCTATGAACTACTTGAAGAGATTATTAAGCAAACAAAAAAAGATAAAGAGTCAGCTCAAGAGGCAAGTGAAGCAAAATCTATGTTCTTGGCAAATATGTCACATGAAATTCGCACACCTTTAAATGGTATTGTTGGATTTACGGAACTGCTAAAAGACTCTGGCTTACAAGAGGAGCAAAGTGAATTTGTTGATATAATTGAAAAAAGTTCTGAAAACTTACTTGAAATTATTAATAATATTCTTGACTTATCTAAAATTGAAAGTAATAAACTAGAAATTGAAAATATTGCCTTTAACCCAATCGTAGAATTTGAGAGTGCTGTTGAAGTTTACGGAGTCAGAGCAAGTGAAAAACATATTAACCTTGGTTGTTTTATAGACCCACAACTTGAATTCCCTTTAAAAGGTGATCCTACTAAAATTAAAGAAGTTGTTATAAATCTTCTATCAAATGCCGTCAAATTTACAAATAATGCCGGTTCAATCAACGTGAATATTAGAAAAGTTAATTCAGACAACATTGGTAAAACAAAAATTAAATTTGAGATTCAAGATAGTGGTATAGGTGTTACAAGTGAACAAAAGTCTAGAATTTTTGAAGCATTTAGCCAAGCTGATACTTCTATTACTCGTAAATATGGAGGTACAGGTCTAGGGCTTACAATTTCGAGCAGTTTCGTTGACTTAATGGGTGGAAAACTTGACCTTGAGAGCACACCAGGGCAAGGTACAACTTTCTTCTTTACAATTGAGCTTGAAGATGTTGAAACACTTAATGAAAGTTCACAAAACAGCTTCAACCATTTAAATGCCCTTATATTAAGTGATTCCTTAAAAATTAAAAAACAGGATAAATATTTAAGAGAATATCTTGATTATTTAGGAGTAGGATACACAACATTTAAAGATATCAATAAAGTTTCTCTTCTTCAAAAAGATACAAAGTATAATCTTATTTTCGTTGATTATGACTATGTAACAGATGATATTCTTAGAGAATTTGCAAAACTTCCTCAAGAGCTGATAGTCCTGACAAAATCTAATCTTATGAAAAAGATTGATAATATGGGCCTCAATATATTTAAAATTCTATATGAGCCTTTACACTCTACAAAGCTTAAACTAGCACTTGAAAATTACTCTATATTAAATGTAGAAACGAATGTATTTCAAAAAGTATCTCGTAAAAAATTTGATTCCGGTTCATCAAAATTTGTTGCAAATGTTTTAGTAGCTGAAGATAATATAATTAATCAAAAACTAATCCAAAGAACATTGGAAGATTTAGGGCTAACAATAACAATTGCTAATAATGGTCTTGAAGCATTTCAAAAAAGAAAAGATGAGAAATTTGATTTGATTTTCATGGATATCCAGATGCCATTTTTAGATGGTGTAGAAGCAACTGCTGAAATACTAGACTATGAAGAAGATTTTAATCAGCCGCATATACCTATAGTTGCCCTAACAGCAAATGCATTAAAAGGTGACAGAGAAAGATTTTTAGCGGCTGGTCTTGATGAATACACAACAAAACCTTTGGTTCGTTCAGAGATTATATCCGTACTTAATCAATTTTTATTCGATCACATAGTTGAATCCGAAGATGAAGCTGACATCGAGACCAACATAAAAGAGCTAAATCTAGAAGAAATAGAAGAAGATGAAGTAATTCAAGCACCAAAGTACAGAGCAGATATACTAATTGCTAAAAAAAGCAACTTTGAAACAAGACTCTATACTAAAATTATTGAGAGTATGGATGGCTTAACATACGAAGTTGCATCTTCAGCAATAGACTTTCAAGAGTTAATTCAAAACTACTCTTATAAAGTTGTTTTATTTGATAAGGAGTATGATGGCCTAGACGTAGAAGAGGTCTCTTCAGCTGTTAAAGGTTTGATAAACTCTAGTGGGATGGATTCACATATTGTACTTATAGATGATTCTGTTGAAAAAAATGGTGCTGTTCATGATAAACATGTAGATGAAATAGTTAAAAATGCAATGGATAGAGAGTTGTTAAAATCTTTATTTGTAAAATACGTATAA
- a CDS encoding Hpt domain-containing protein: MLIYNYKKEFLGIDASDLETLGLSNLADLRNEAADFADLFVKTPGYIHNFKHVHWIDYILCEDDGVGSKAIIHIKGKNYTTMIDIKSIYLVDNPSERAFIVNLSNVRPLSQAQSEKFSADILQKPAPATATGSTELITTPGSIVHDENSDVVHEKITKASFDPYETYSPEAEPHTVVDIYESQNSTEDLNLDAPLDIDFEEKVVVDEAIETETSQEPIQTLTKQPPEPEKTSDEEEDNGEFSKYLYTPQVASEELGLPIDLIEEFIQDFIAQAQSFKDDLYKSVADEDTNQLKIQSHKLKGVAANLRIEDALDALTIINNSYDWNEIKTKIDSLYKIVAKLSNKSPNIPEEIQNSAVEEDEEEDFVLSFKEESIAVPEVEKIQENTFVNDFSTDAIVDSDVPDSISVAELADDEFFKSEISDQNNELIDEDLSILDNGSDSDDEDIDKEALDIAITYDMQRIANDIGLDIDSFRELFEDYLSESHELSNTIIDSIEKNNLESCKNAAIKLKGMSDNMRIHKFDHELDSIISSTDISNVKGLIDNVTLKLNQISNLENR, translated from the coding sequence ATGCTAATTTATAATTATAAAAAAGAATTTTTAGGGATTGACGCTAGTGATTTAGAAACACTTGGTCTTTCAAATCTAGCAGACCTTCGTAACGAAGCAGCTGACTTTGCAGATTTATTTGTAAAAACACCTGGCTACATTCACAACTTTAAACATGTTCATTGGATAGACTATATCCTATGTGAAGATGATGGTGTAGGTTCTAAAGCAATAATACACATCAAAGGGAAAAATTATACGACGATGATAGATATTAAGTCTATCTACCTAGTCGACAATCCGTCCGAAAGAGCATTTATAGTAAACTTATCTAACGTAAGACCTCTCTCTCAGGCTCAAAGTGAAAAATTCTCTGCTGACATACTTCAAAAACCTGCTCCTGCTACAGCCACAGGCTCAACAGAACTCATAACAACTCCAGGCTCTATAGTACATGATGAGAATTCCGATGTAGTACATGAGAAGATTACTAAAGCCTCTTTTGATCCTTATGAAACATACTCTCCCGAAGCAGAGCCTCATACAGTGGTCGACATATATGAAAGTCAAAATTCAACAGAAGACTTAAATTTGGATGCACCTTTGGATATTGATTTTGAAGAGAAGGTTGTTGTTGATGAAGCAATTGAGACAGAAACAAGTCAAGAGCCAATACAAACTTTAACAAAACAACCACCTGAACCTGAAAAAACTTCTGACGAAGAAGAAGATAATGGTGAATTTTCAAAATATCTATATACACCACAGGTAGCCTCTGAAGAGCTTGGCTTACCTATTGATTTAATAGAAGAATTTATTCAAGATTTTATCGCTCAAGCGCAGAGCTTCAAAGATGATTTGTACAAATCTGTAGCAGATGAAGATACTAATCAGTTAAAAATTCAATCCCATAAACTAAAGGGCGTAGCTGCTAATTTACGAATAGAAGATGCGTTAGATGCGTTAACAATAATTAATAATTCTTATGATTGGAATGAAATTAAAACAAAGATAGACTCACTATATAAAATAGTTGCTAAGTTATCAAATAAAAGTCCAAATATCCCAGAAGAAATACAAAACAGTGCAGTAGAAGAAGATGAGGAAGAAGATTTTGTTTTATCGTTTAAAGAAGAGTCTATTGCAGTTCCTGAAGTTGAAAAAATACAGGAAAATACTTTTGTTAATGATTTTTCTACTGATGCAATTGTCGACTCTGATGTTCCTGATAGTATATCAGTGGCAGAACTTGCCGATGATGAGTTTTTCAAATCGGAAATCAGCGATCAAAACAATGAACTGATTGATGAGGACCTTTCAATTTTAGACAATGGAAGTGATAGCGATGATGAAGATATTGACAAGGAAGCTTTAGATATCGCAATTACATACGACATGCAACGGATTGCAAATGACATTGGACTAGACATAGATAGTTTTAGAGAGTTGTTTGAAGATTATCTAAGTGAGTCTCATGAGTTATCTAACACAATTATTGATTCAATTGAAAAAAACAACCTAGAGAGTTGTAAAAATGCAGCTATTAAGCTAAAAGGAATGAGTGACAATATGAGAATTCACAAGTTCGATCATGAGCTAGATTCTATTATAAGTTCTACTGATATTAGTAACGTTAAAGGATTAATTGATAACGTAACATTGAAGTTAAACCAAATTTCTAATTTGGAGAATAGATAA
- a CDS encoding PAS domain-containing protein, with protein sequence MNKVVPIDEEYIFEGRVAISQTDLKGVITFVNRKFSEISGYEVAELIGSNHDIIRHPDVPNSVFIKMWENISSGQVWTGLIKNMRKDGQFYWVDMELAPVLDENDSIIGYISVSKPASRKNIIENEKQYKQENNKK encoded by the coding sequence ATGAACAAAGTTGTACCAATAGATGAAGAGTATATCTTCGAAGGTAGAGTCGCTATAAGTCAAACAGACTTAAAAGGTGTTATTACTTTCGTAAATAGAAAATTTAGTGAGATATCTGGTTATGAAGTTGCTGAACTAATAGGCAGTAACCACGATATTATAAGACATCCTGATGTACCTAACTCTGTCTTTATCAAAATGTGGGAAAATATTAGTAGTGGTCAAGTTTGGACTGGTCTAATAAAAAACATGCGCAAAGATGGCCAATTTTATTGGGTTGACATGGAACTAGCTCCTGTTTTAGATGAAAACGACAGCATAATAGGTTATATTTCAGTAAGTAAGCCTGCATCGAGAAAAAACATTATTGAAAATGAAAAACAATACAAACAAGAAAATAATAAAAAATAA
- the uvrC gene encoding excinuclease ABC subunit UvrC: protein MNLKETIKQLPDSAGVYQYFDINGHLLYIGKAKSLSKRVRSYFSFEPILKAKQNLSLRIKKMIDQTASLNYIVVNSEHDALILENSLIKQLNPKYNILLRDDKTYPYIYVDNSLDFPRFEITRKVIKSSNIKYYGPYSTGAKDILDSVYEICKLVQKKSCLKSKKLCLYYQIDKCLGPCELDVSPAAYKKELDSATELILNKKTLIKKLQERMYFYAEELRFEEAGELKNRIETIGRTEIKSEIDFASDENYDIFVLQNTTNRAVVLRIFMRNGKIISSSHDYIQLNEGYDEDEIYQRVLMEFYKDEKPPIIAPILVAHKFLHVEVIEEHLTKVFGQKAQIKVPLRGDKKHLVDLAIINAKELLKKEITENNTKILYDMKELFSLQRVPNRVEIFDNSHMSGVATVGAMAVYENGKFDKKSYRTYHLRAKDEYSQMRETLTRRVESFSKNSPPDLWVLDGGSTLLKLAIEIVESNGIYLDIIAISKEKIDAKAHRAKGKANDILYTKDDIYRLKNSDVRLQWVQNLRDEAHRCAITFHKKTKLKLDKESKLLTLKGISQAKIVKLLKFFGTFEILKELSIEDISSVLNQKDAEIIKNIYN, encoded by the coding sequence ATGAATCTTAAAGAGACAATAAAACAACTTCCTGATTCCGCTGGTGTTTACCAATATTTTGACATAAATGGTCACTTACTCTACATTGGAAAAGCAAAAAGTCTATCCAAGAGGGTAAGAAGTTATTTTAGTTTTGAGCCTATTCTAAAAGCTAAACAAAACTTATCTCTAAGAATCAAAAAGATGATAGATCAGACAGCCTCTTTAAACTATATAGTTGTAAACAGTGAGCATGATGCACTTATTTTAGAAAACTCGCTTATAAAACAGCTAAATCCAAAATACAATATTTTACTTCGTGATGATAAGACATATCCATATATATATGTAGACAATTCGCTGGATTTTCCAAGATTTGAGATAACGAGGAAAGTAATTAAATCTTCAAATATTAAGTATTATGGACCATATTCCACTGGTGCCAAAGATATTCTAGACTCTGTCTATGAAATCTGTAAACTAGTGCAAAAAAAAAGTTGTCTGAAATCGAAAAAACTATGCCTCTATTATCAGATAGACAAATGTCTTGGGCCTTGTGAGCTGGATGTTTCACCTGCTGCATATAAAAAAGAGCTCGATTCAGCAACAGAGTTAATTTTAAACAAAAAAACTCTTATAAAAAAACTTCAAGAAAGAATGTATTTTTATGCTGAGGAGCTTCGCTTTGAGGAAGCTGGAGAGCTAAAAAACCGTATAGAAACAATAGGTCGTACCGAGATTAAAAGTGAGATTGATTTTGCAAGTGATGAGAACTACGATATTTTTGTCCTTCAAAACACAACAAACAGAGCCGTTGTTCTTAGAATATTTATGAGAAACGGAAAAATTATCTCATCATCACATGACTATATACAACTAAATGAAGGTTATGATGAGGATGAAATCTACCAAAGAGTTTTAATGGAGTTCTACAAAGATGAAAAACCGCCAATAATAGCTCCTATTTTAGTGGCACATAAATTTCTACATGTAGAAGTAATTGAAGAACATTTAACTAAAGTTTTTGGACAAAAAGCACAAATAAAAGTGCCTCTAAGAGGTGACAAAAAACATTTAGTTGACTTGGCAATAATCAATGCGAAAGAGTTACTAAAAAAAGAGATTACTGAAAACAACACTAAAATATTATATGATATGAAAGAGCTTTTTTCTTTGCAAAGAGTTCCAAACCGTGTAGAAATTTTTGACAACTCTCACATGTCAGGAGTTGCAACAGTTGGTGCTATGGCAGTTTATGAAAATGGCAAATTTGATAAAAAAAGCTATAGAACATATCACCTTCGAGCAAAAGATGAATACTCTCAAATGAGAGAAACACTTACCAGGAGAGTGGAGAGCTTTTCTAAAAACTCTCCACCAGATTTATGGGTTTTAGATGGCGGTTCTACACTCTTAAAGTTAGCTATTGAAATTGTAGAATCAAACGGAATATACTTGGATATCATTGCTATCTCTAAGGAAAAAATAGATGCCAAGGCTCATAGAGCAAAGGGCAAAGCCAATGACATTCTATACACAAAAGATGATATCTATAGACTAAAAAATAGCGACGTTAGGCTTCAGTGGGTGCAGAATTTAAGAGATGAAGCTCATAGGTGCGCCATAACTTTTCATAAAAAGACAAAGCTAAAACTTGATAAAGAGAGCAAGCTTTTAACTTTAAAAGGGATATCACAAGCAAAAATCGTAAAACTGCTTAAGTTTTTTGGAACATTTGAAATATTAAAAGAGCTAAGTATTGAGGACATTAGTTCTGTATTAAACCAAAAAGACGCAGAAATCATTAAAAACATTTATAACTAA
- the nadB gene encoding L-aspartate oxidase: MKYDVIIVGAGVAGLYAALHLPRDKKVLIINKRETFKCNSFYAQGGIALAVDSDDIPLHVKDTLDAGAGLCDEEAVRTLSENSREAIDNLIKLGFEFDSDEEGNLLYTKEAAHSKNRILHAGGDATGRCMHHFLLSKNPHPMLGDARVVDLLIKDGECYGVTVLDHRESRNIYADSVILASGGVGSLYEYHTNAPCISADMQGLCVMKGIELEHMEMMQFHPTVFVKSEYAQKLLLTEALRGEGATVEDEYGRRFLFDYDERGELASRDIVSKAIYDYSKKTGLKTYLNLSNFEYHYFTLRFPNIFKSLQDLGFDVPAQRVPISPAFHYAIGGIKSDLHGRVPDVKGLYAVGEVASTKVHGANRLASNSLLEGLVFSKRAALTILDLPSRKKFIEFDVVDDVMSLQGDKEKKNQLRRIMWENVSIVRTKEGLTKALEQINALLNENIGKLLKFRLLTAREMVTHALSRDKSIGVHIMIEEKE; the protein is encoded by the coding sequence ATGAAATATGATGTAATTATAGTAGGTGCTGGAGTAGCTGGTCTTTATGCTGCGTTGCACCTACCACGAGATAAAAAAGTTTTAATAATAAATAAGAGAGAAACATTTAAATGCAATAGTTTTTATGCTCAAGGCGGCATAGCGTTAGCAGTAGATAGTGATGATATACCTCTACATGTAAAAGACACTCTTGATGCTGGAGCAGGTCTTTGTGATGAAGAAGCTGTAAGAACTCTGAGTGAAAACTCTAGAGAAGCTATAGATAATCTGATAAAGCTTGGCTTTGAATTTGATAGCGATGAGGAGGGGAATCTTTTATATACCAAAGAGGCTGCACATTCAAAAAATCGTATTTTGCATGCTGGTGGAGATGCAACTGGAAGGTGTATGCACCACTTTTTACTCTCAAAGAACCCACATCCAATGCTTGGAGACGCTAGAGTAGTTGACCTGCTTATAAAAGATGGTGAATGTTACGGAGTAACTGTTCTTGACCATAGAGAAAGCAGAAATATATATGCAGATAGTGTGATACTTGCAAGTGGAGGAGTGGGCTCACTCTATGAGTACCATACAAATGCTCCTTGTATTAGTGCTGATATGCAAGGTCTTTGTGTAATGAAGGGTATAGAACTCGAGCACATGGAGATGATGCAGTTTCACCCAACTGTATTTGTAAAGAGTGAATATGCACAAAAGCTTCTGTTGACAGAAGCTCTTCGCGGTGAGGGTGCAACAGTGGAAGATGAGTATGGAAGAAGATTTTTATTTGATTATGATGAGAGAGGTGAGCTTGCATCAAGGGATATAGTAAGTAAAGCAATATATGATTATAGTAAAAAAACAGGTCTTAAAACATACCTTAACCTTAGTAATTTTGAATATCATTACTTTACACTAAGGTTTCCAAATATATTTAAAAGTTTGCAAGATTTAGGTTTTGATGTTCCAGCCCAAAGAGTACCAATATCTCCAGCTTTTCATTATGCTATTGGTGGTATAAAGAGTGATTTGCACGGTAGGGTTCCAGATGTAAAAGGTCTTTATGCCGTCGGTGAAGTTGCCTCCACAAAAGTTCATGGTGCAAATAGATTGGCATCTAACTCTCTTTTGGAGGGGTTGGTATTTTCTAAAAGAGCTGCTCTTACTATTTTAGATTTACCTAGTAGAAAAAAGTTTATAGAGTTTGATGTTGTTGATGATGTAATGAGTCTTCAAGGAGATAAAGAGAAAAAAAATCAGCTACGTCGAATAATGTGGGAAAATGTCTCTATTGTTAGGACAAAAGAGGGATTAACAAAAGCTTTAGAGCAAATTAATGCTCTTTTAAATGAAAATATTGGTAAACTTCTGAAATTTCGTTTACTTACGGCAAGAGAGATGGTTACTCACGCACTCTCTAGAGATAAGTCTATTGGAGTACATATAATGATTGAGGAGAAAGAATGA
- the nhaD gene encoding sodium:proton antiporter NhaD, with the protein MTTGPGIGAHAVDLAVEPFGWFLLAIFVIGYYFIAAEEKYDINKAKPALFTGTFMFMLLGVYYAYNGLNFEPFDTEIAHLILEIAEIFFFLFVAMTYIEALIERNVFDSLKEKLILSGYDYKKLFWVTGILAFFISPVADNLTTALILSTVLITIEKDNKAFLVPAAINIVVAANAGGAWSPFGDITTLMAWSSGKGHFIDFLFLFPASIIGWGITAFLLSKFVPEGHPKRVENAEPVHIHHGGKVIIGLGILTIALAVIGKQVMHLPPMWGMLFGLSLLQLYAIKLKKHHDHDIQIYKSVSKIENDTLLFFFGILAAVGALHFAGFLAHAVQLYDMFNPTYVNIGVGFLSAIVDNVPVMSAVLKSNPTLELSQWMLVTLTAGVGGSLISFGSAAGVGVMGKLHGIYTFGSHMKFAWAILVGYIVSIVVWYIQFDVLGLYIKY; encoded by the coding sequence ATGACAACAGGACCAGGTATAGGAGCACACGCAGTTGACCTAGCAGTAGAACCATTTGGTTGGTTTTTACTAGCAATATTTGTAATAGGATATTACTTTATTGCAGCAGAGGAGAAGTATGATATAAATAAAGCTAAGCCAGCCTTATTTACAGGTACATTTATGTTTATGTTGCTGGGTGTTTATTATGCATATAATGGTTTGAATTTTGAACCATTTGATACAGAAATAGCACACCTTATTTTAGAAATAGCAGAAATTTTCTTCTTCTTATTTGTTGCCATGACATATATTGAAGCACTTATAGAGAGAAATGTTTTTGATTCACTAAAAGAGAAGCTTATTCTATCGGGATATGATTATAAAAAGCTTTTTTGGGTAACTGGTATTTTAGCATTCTTTATTTCTCCAGTAGCAGATAACTTAACAACAGCCCTTATACTTTCTACAGTTTTAATAACAATAGAAAAAGATAATAAAGCTTTCTTGGTTCCAGCAGCTATAAACATTGTTGTTGCAGCAAACGCAGGTGGTGCATGGTCTCCATTTGGTGATATTACAACTCTAATGGCATGGTCATCAGGTAAAGGTCACTTTATAGATTTCTTATTTTTATTCCCAGCATCTATTATTGGTTGGGGAATTACAGCATTCTTGTTGAGCAAATTTGTTCCAGAGGGACATCCTAAAAGAGTTGAAAATGCTGAACCTGTTCATATTCATCACGGTGGTAAAGTTATTATAGGACTTGGTATATTGACTATTGCTTTAGCAGTAATTGGAAAACAGGTTATGCATTTACCTCCTATGTGGGGAATGCTGTTTGGTCTTTCTCTTCTTCAGCTTTACGCTATTAAACTTAAAAAACATCATGATCACGATATTCAAATATATAAATCTGTTTCAAAAATTGAGAATGATACACTACTGTTTTTCTTTGGTATATTAGCGGCAGTTGGAGCATTACATTTCGCAGGTTTCTTGGCTCATGCTGTACAGCTTTATGATATGTTTAATCCAACTTATGTAAATATTGGTGTTGGATTTTTATCTGCAATTGTAGATAATGTTCCAGTTATGTCAGCTGTTTTAAAATCAAATCCAACTCTTGAATTGTCTCAATGGATGTTAGTTACTCTAACAGCAGGTGTTGGTGGTTCTTTGATTAGTTTTGGTTCTGCTGCTGGTGTTGGTGTTATGGGTAAACTTCACGGTATTTACACTTTTGGCTCGCATATGAAATTTGCTTGGGCTATTCTAGTTGGATATATTGTATCTATTGTTGTTTGGTATATTCAGTTTGATGTTTTAGGTCTATATATCAAATATTAA